Proteins encoded in a region of the Mycolicibacterium duvalii genome:
- a CDS encoding Fur family transcriptional regulator has product MAEDSDYAGALRSAALRVTRPRMAVLQAVEQHPHADTELIIRAARDVLPDISRQTVYDALNALAATGLVRRIQPAGSVARYETRVADNHHHMVCRSCGVIADVDCAVGDAPCLTASDDLGFDVDEAEVIYWGFCPRCTASRMSRSHP; this is encoded by the coding sequence ATGGCCGAAGATTCCGACTATGCGGGCGCGCTCCGCTCGGCCGCTCTGCGCGTCACCCGTCCCCGGATGGCGGTGCTGCAGGCAGTCGAACAGCATCCGCATGCTGACACTGAGCTCATCATCAGGGCTGCACGCGACGTGCTGCCCGACATCTCCCGTCAAACGGTCTATGACGCGCTCAACGCGCTGGCCGCGACGGGGTTGGTTCGACGGATACAGCCGGCAGGCTCGGTGGCCCGGTATGAGACCCGGGTCGCCGACAACCACCACCACATGGTGTGCCGGTCCTGCGGGGTGATCGCCGACGTGGATTGCGCGGTCGGCGACGCCCCGTGCCTGACGGCTTCCGACGACCTCGGCTTCGACGTCGACGAGGCGGAGGTCATCTACTGGGGGTTCTGCCCTCGGTGCACGGCATCTCGTATGTCCCGATCACATCCGTGA
- a CDS encoding glycoside hydrolase: MGSKVLANGRGRWLAVAVSVVASAGMIYAQTAVVPPAAEQPAAPPAAFDPAPPVAASAPVPTEAELLAASAPVDARVFDMALPAGVTHEGGLQVKTIWAARAISMMFPEIKTIGGYRQDPLKWHPNGLAIDVMIPNHNSDEGIELGNQIAGFALANAKRWGVLHVIWRQGFYPGIGAPSWTADYGSETLNHFDHVHIATDGGGYPTGDETYFIGSMQR, translated from the coding sequence GTGGGCAGCAAGGTGTTAGCTAACGGCCGCGGCCGGTGGTTGGCTGTTGCTGTGTCGGTGGTCGCATCGGCGGGCATGATCTACGCCCAGACCGCTGTGGTGCCGCCGGCTGCCGAGCAGCCCGCGGCTCCCCCGGCAGCGTTCGATCCGGCGCCGCCGGTCGCGGCGTCGGCCCCGGTACCCACCGAAGCCGAACTGCTGGCCGCCAGCGCGCCCGTCGACGCCCGGGTCTTCGACATGGCGCTGCCGGCCGGGGTTACCCACGAGGGCGGGTTACAGGTCAAGACGATCTGGGCGGCCAGGGCGATCAGCATGATGTTCCCGGAGATCAAGACCATCGGCGGGTACCGGCAGGATCCGTTGAAGTGGCACCCCAACGGGCTGGCCATCGACGTGATGATTCCCAACCACAACAGCGACGAGGGCATCGAACTGGGCAACCAGATCGCCGGGTTCGCGCTGGCCAACGCGAAACGCTGGGGCGTGCTGCACGTCATCTGGCGGCAGGGCTTCTACCCGGGCATCGGTGCGCCGAGCTGGACCGCCGACTATGGCTCGGAGACGTTGAACCATTTCGACCATGTGCACATCGCCACCGACGGCGGCGGCTACCCCACCGGCGACGAGACCTACTTCATCGGGTCGATGCAGCGGTAG
- a CDS encoding sensor domain-containing protein, translating into MRQPAATFGLAMICALVAGCGSSIGNAESITPTRTMIPRPLVERELPELLLSPDEINVTMGTTGMALTGSQTALSDSSADMAPIECLAVDAAAEAPVYAGSGYSASRDESLNNGDDFTHYLKQAVVVFPLVEKAQAFFDASAQQWPQCRYYTHLQSGTEWVPGPITNADGVLSVVATQQHARAGGWACGRALALRNNVIVDINTCAANPGDSAVRVATQIADNVSARW; encoded by the coding sequence ATGCGCCAGCCAGCAGCCACCTTCGGGTTGGCGATGATCTGCGCCCTGGTCGCCGGGTGTGGCAGTTCGATCGGCAACGCCGAGTCGATCACGCCGACCAGGACGATGATCCCGCGCCCGCTCGTCGAGCGCGAGCTACCCGAATTGTTGCTCAGCCCAGACGAAATCAACGTCACGATGGGGACCACGGGGATGGCGCTGACCGGCTCGCAGACTGCTCTGTCCGACAGCAGCGCCGACATGGCGCCGATCGAGTGCCTGGCCGTCGACGCGGCCGCGGAGGCGCCGGTCTATGCCGGCAGCGGCTACAGCGCCTCGCGCGACGAGAGCCTGAACAACGGTGACGACTTCACCCACTACCTCAAGCAGGCGGTGGTGGTGTTCCCGCTCGTCGAGAAGGCCCAGGCGTTCTTCGATGCGTCGGCTCAGCAGTGGCCGCAGTGCCGGTACTACACCCATCTGCAGAGCGGTACGGAGTGGGTTCCTGGTCCGATCACCAACGCCGACGGCGTCCTCAGTGTGGTGGCGACCCAGCAGCATGCGCGTGCCGGCGGTTGGGCCTGCGGGCGGGCGCTGGCCCTGCGCAACAATGTGATCGTCGACATCAACACCTGCGCCGCGAACCCGGGTGACTCGGCGGTGCGGGTCGCCACGCAGATCGCCGACAACGTGTCGGCGCGGTGGTGA
- a CDS encoding TetR/AcrR family transcriptional regulator, producing MGAIPLPTEGSVRRGRPRDDRLDAAIIDAAIKEVAAKGWSGATIEGIASRAGVGRGSIYRRWSSKNELFQYAASSITRSADVVDTGSFIDDLFAAMLPIAEMLIDPELAALLPALLAEASNDDSIRQTLYTFAGQSRQHAIDAVERARRRGDIPGDTDADALVDMLAGGLVYRRLLRGQTTDADTVRTLIRQAVSSLNQAGEQP from the coding sequence ATGGGCGCGATCCCGCTGCCGACCGAGGGCAGTGTCCGGCGCGGGCGACCGCGAGACGACCGTCTCGACGCCGCCATCATCGACGCGGCGATCAAAGAGGTCGCCGCCAAGGGTTGGTCGGGAGCGACGATCGAGGGCATCGCCTCCCGCGCGGGCGTCGGCCGCGGTTCCATCTATCGGCGCTGGTCCAGCAAGAACGAGCTGTTTCAGTACGCGGCCTCGTCGATCACGCGATCCGCCGACGTGGTAGACACCGGCTCCTTCATCGACGACCTGTTCGCGGCGATGCTGCCGATCGCCGAGATGCTCATCGATCCCGAACTCGCCGCCCTGTTGCCGGCGCTACTCGCCGAAGCGTCCAACGACGACTCGATCCGCCAGACGCTGTACACGTTCGCCGGGCAGTCTCGCCAGCACGCAATCGACGCGGTCGAACGTGCCCGCCGCCGCGGCGACATCCCCGGCGACACCGACGCCGACGCACTCGTCGACATGCTCGCCGGCGGCCTGGTCTACCGCCGGCTGCTGCGTGGCCAGACCACCGATGCCGACACGGTCCGAACGCTGATCAGGCAGGCCGTGTCCAGCCTCAACCAGGCAGGAGAACAACCGTGA
- a CDS encoding NADP-dependent isocitrate dehydrogenase: MSAEQPTIIYTLTDEAPLLATFAFLPVIRTFASAAGIDVKSTDISVAARILAEFSDRLTDEQKVPDNLAELGELTQLPETNIIKLPNISASVPQLLAAIKELKAKGYDLPDYPGDPKNDEEKEIKDRYAKVLGSAVNPVLRQGNSDRRAPKAVKEFARKHPHSMGQWSQASRTHVATMKDGDFYHGEKSMTIDKDRKVKMVLTTKSGEALVLKPEVALEAGDVIDSMFMSKKALCDFYEEQMQDAYETGVMFSLHVKATMMKVSHPIVFGHAVKVFYKDAFAKHQKLFDELGVNVNNGMSDLYDKIEKLPASQRDDIIEDIHRCHEHRPELAMVDSARGITNFHSPSDVIVDASMPAMIRLGGKMYGADGRTKDTKAVNPESTFSRIYQEIINFCKTHGQFDPTTMGTVPNVGLMAMKAEEYGSHDKTFEIPEDGVADIVDVDTGEVLLSQNVETGDIWRMPIVKDAAIRDWVKLAVSRARASGMTAVFWLDDERPHENELRKKVKTYLKEEDTEGLEITILPQVWAMRYTLERVIRGQDTIAVTGNILRDYLTDLFPILELGTSAKMLSIVPLMAGGGMYETGAGGSAPKHVHQLLEENHLRWDSLGEFLALGACFEDLGRKTDNERAALLGKTLDAAIGTLLDNDKGPSRKAGELDNRGSQFYLSLYWAQELAQQSSDSELAEYFKPLAKALAEQEETIISELNEVQGESVDIGGYYYPDREKTTAVMRPSKTFNETLERAGS, encoded by the coding sequence ATGAGCGCCGAGCAGCCGACCATCATCTACACGCTGACCGACGAGGCGCCACTGCTGGCGACGTTCGCCTTCCTCCCGGTGATCCGCACCTTCGCCTCCGCGGCGGGCATCGACGTCAAGTCCACCGACATCTCGGTGGCCGCGCGCATCCTCGCGGAGTTCAGCGACCGGCTCACCGACGAGCAGAAGGTGCCCGACAACCTCGCCGAGCTCGGCGAGCTGACCCAGCTGCCCGAGACCAACATCATCAAGCTGCCCAACATCAGCGCCTCGGTACCGCAGCTGCTGGCCGCCATCAAGGAGCTCAAGGCCAAGGGTTACGACCTGCCCGACTACCCGGGCGACCCCAAGAACGACGAAGAAAAAGAGATCAAGGACCGCTACGCGAAGGTTCTCGGCAGCGCGGTCAACCCCGTTCTGCGCCAGGGCAACTCGGATCGGCGCGCCCCGAAGGCGGTCAAGGAGTTCGCCCGCAAACACCCGCACAGCATGGGGCAGTGGTCGCAGGCCTCCCGCACCCATGTGGCGACCATGAAGGACGGCGACTTCTACCACGGCGAGAAGTCGATGACCATCGACAAGGATCGCAAGGTCAAGATGGTGTTGACCACGAAGAGTGGCGAGGCGCTGGTGCTCAAGCCGGAGGTGGCGCTGGAGGCCGGCGACGTCATCGACAGCATGTTCATGAGCAAGAAGGCGCTGTGCGACTTCTACGAAGAGCAGATGCAGGACGCCTACGAGACCGGCGTGATGTTCTCGCTGCACGTCAAGGCGACCATGATGAAGGTCAGCCACCCCATCGTGTTCGGCCACGCGGTGAAGGTCTTCTACAAGGACGCGTTCGCCAAGCACCAGAAGCTGTTCGACGAACTCGGGGTCAACGTCAACAACGGCATGAGCGACCTGTACGACAAGATCGAGAAGCTGCCCGCGTCCCAGCGGGACGACATCATCGAGGACATCCACCGCTGCCACGAACACCGCCCCGAGCTGGCGATGGTCGACTCGGCGCGCGGAATCACCAACTTCCACTCGCCGTCGGACGTGATCGTCGACGCGTCGATGCCGGCGATGATCCGGCTCGGCGGCAAGATGTACGGCGCCGACGGCCGCACCAAGGACACCAAGGCCGTCAACCCGGAATCCACGTTCTCCCGGATCTACCAGGAGATCATCAACTTCTGTAAGACCCACGGCCAGTTCGACCCCACCACCATGGGCACCGTCCCCAACGTCGGGTTGATGGCGATGAAAGCCGAGGAGTACGGCTCCCACGACAAGACCTTCGAGATTCCCGAGGACGGGGTCGCCGACATCGTCGACGTCGACACCGGCGAGGTGCTGCTGAGCCAGAACGTCGAGACCGGTGACATCTGGCGCATGCCGATCGTCAAGGACGCCGCGATCCGGGACTGGGTCAAGCTGGCGGTCAGCCGGGCCCGGGCGTCGGGCATGACCGCGGTGTTCTGGCTCGACGACGAACGCCCGCACGAGAATGAGCTGCGCAAGAAGGTCAAGACCTACCTCAAGGAAGAGGACACCGAGGGTCTGGAGATCACGATCCTGCCGCAGGTATGGGCGATGCGGTACACGCTGGAACGGGTGATCCGCGGGCAAGACACGATCGCGGTGACCGGCAACATCCTGCGTGACTACCTGACCGACCTGTTCCCGATCCTGGAGCTGGGCACCAGCGCCAAGATGCTCTCGATCGTGCCGCTGATGGCCGGCGGCGGCATGTACGAGACCGGGGCCGGCGGCTCGGCACCCAAGCATGTGCACCAGCTGCTCGAGGAGAACCACCTGCGCTGGGATTCGCTCGGCGAGTTCCTGGCCCTCGGCGCCTGCTTCGAAGACCTGGGCCGCAAGACCGACAACGAACGGGCCGCGCTGCTGGGCAAGACCCTCGACGCGGCGATCGGCACGCTGCTCGACAACGACAAGGGCCCGTCACGCAAGGCCGGCGAACTCGACAACCGCGGCAGCCAGTTCTATCTGAGCCTGTACTGGGCCCAGGAGCTGGCCCAGCAGAGCAGCGACAGCGAGCTCGCCGAGTACTTCAAGCCGCTGGCCAAGGCGCTGGCCGAGCAGGAGGAGACGATCATCTCCGAGCTCAACGAGGTCCAGGGCGAGTCAGTCGACATCGGCGGCTACTACTACCCGGACCGGGAGAAGACGACCGCGGTGATGCGCCCGAGCAAGACCTTCAACGAGACGTTGGAGCGCGCCGGCAGCTAG
- a CDS encoding cytochrome P450 produces MTELLDVDLTDPQLYTQGFPHDVFTELRHRGAVHRHAAVEGRPAIPSIPFWSIVTHPEVQQANRDWQTFAAAGGPMMDADPLLNAGRVIVALDPPEQAQLRRTITSEFTPRMIGRLEQLIATRTRNILATAAAGGTCDFVSDIAYQVPMHLIADIVGIPESDRGWVFERTDLLLKTGNPYNGYTDEERLAVQAELFDYAQRLTADKRANPTDDVWTKLAGQLDGFELEMFFLILAIAGSETTRNALTQGLVALLDDPDQFDQLRAEPALAVTAADEAIRWSSPVLFFGRTATRDVTVGGQDITAGDRVLFWYPSANRDENVFEAPFRFDIHRSPNPHVSFGGGGVHYCLGANLARKEVQVVLGTVAAGYDVELAGPPVWAGGGPVHNVGIGIDSLPVRITAR; encoded by the coding sequence GTGACCGAACTCCTCGACGTCGATCTCACCGACCCGCAGCTCTACACCCAGGGCTTTCCGCACGACGTCTTCACCGAGCTGCGCCACCGCGGCGCGGTGCACCGGCACGCCGCGGTCGAGGGCCGCCCGGCGATTCCGTCCATCCCGTTCTGGTCCATCGTCACCCACCCGGAGGTGCAGCAAGCCAACCGCGACTGGCAGACCTTCGCCGCTGCCGGCGGGCCGATGATGGACGCCGACCCGCTGCTCAACGCCGGGCGGGTCATCGTCGCGCTAGATCCGCCCGAGCAGGCCCAGCTGCGCCGGACGATCACCTCGGAGTTCACGCCCCGGATGATCGGCCGACTGGAGCAACTCATCGCCACCCGAACCCGAAACATTCTGGCCACGGCCGCCGCCGGCGGCACCTGCGATTTCGTCTCCGATATCGCCTACCAGGTGCCGATGCATCTGATCGCCGACATCGTCGGCATCCCGGAGTCCGACCGCGGCTGGGTGTTCGAGCGAACCGATCTGCTGCTCAAAACCGGCAACCCGTACAACGGCTACACCGACGAGGAGCGCCTGGCCGTTCAGGCCGAACTGTTCGACTACGCCCAACGGCTGACCGCCGACAAGCGAGCCAACCCGACCGACGATGTGTGGACCAAACTGGCGGGCCAGCTCGACGGGTTCGAGCTGGAGATGTTCTTCCTCATCCTGGCCATCGCCGGCAGCGAGACCACCCGCAACGCGTTGACCCAAGGGCTGGTCGCGCTCCTCGACGATCCGGACCAATTCGACCAGTTGCGCGCAGAACCCGCCCTGGCCGTGACAGCGGCCGACGAGGCCATCCGGTGGTCGAGCCCGGTCTTGTTCTTCGGCCGCACCGCCACCCGCGATGTGACCGTCGGGGGACAGGACATCACCGCCGGTGACCGCGTGCTGTTCTGGTATCCGTCGGCCAACCGCGACGAGAACGTCTTCGAAGCTCCGTTCCGCTTCGACATCCACCGCTCACCCAACCCGCACGTGTCCTTCGGCGGCGGCGGCGTGCACTACTGCCTGGGCGCCAATCTCGCCCGCAAGGAGGTGCAGGTGGTGCTCGGGACCGTCGCGGCGGGCTACGACGTCGAGCTCGCGGGCCCGCCTGTGTGGGCCGGCGGAGGACCGGTGCACAACGTCGGCATCGGGATCGATTCGCTACCGGTACGGATCACCGCGCGCTGA
- a CDS encoding alkaline phosphatase family protein has translation MGHATCIGRIGALAVTLGVGVALGSMPAVASAEPGTSSESSQGSQPSRERDTASSGSRTGDTTERRSNRRESRSEERTTSRRATRDSTEATVDEASDVAAPARKQERDHDLTAEAAVVAPASSPPPSGEDVTAPESATPRAEEPEPAVTPAASTTQEATTIQTTRTLQTTPTTPQRRAPKSAPTRERATLAGAVSSFVSALLNPTAGPGRGTPLQAPVMLAAMGAVRDELERNTERRLANEVAAQVNAQALAENVLVIGVDGVNLSRVLTNPAMVNFWNLMGDATTAPASIVGHTTISNPSWTAILTGVWGERTGVINNVFTPWTYDKWPTVFDLIEGQSAAVQTTSIANWNVISAIADAGNGGADVVVNVDQVPGDTDWLLTDDAVGAATVAAINGANLADPNFVFSYFVGVDENGHLYGGASDQYRIALENFDENLGAILTAIDNSDEEWTILMVTDHGHQPQKGFGHGFQSPDETSTFVLARNGGLFTPGAMNLQYEIVDVTPTVLALFGLDTPGDLDGESLMDQGGTAVPVGDDPDEALREALQDAIDNYGYPDIGTQIALGARTVFGAIPYYVDGLTDTVTSGLQAVAEMDIFLVSLLAEVAIAPVQLLGDVLYVATNIVAQIVARLTGVTGASIFPLWPPAPPPSEFTPQDPADARIGSVCGARSAAVLLCSPDSVAV, from the coding sequence ATGGGCCACGCCACCTGTATCGGCCGCATCGGCGCGCTCGCGGTGACACTCGGCGTCGGTGTCGCGCTGGGCAGCATGCCGGCCGTTGCGTCCGCCGAGCCGGGAACCTCGTCGGAGTCCTCCCAGGGCTCCCAGCCGTCGCGCGAGCGCGACACTGCGTCCTCGGGTTCGCGCACGGGCGACACCACCGAGCGCCGGAGCAATCGCCGGGAGAGCCGATCCGAGGAACGGACCACTTCTCGACGAGCCACCCGGGACAGCACCGAGGCCACCGTCGACGAGGCGTCCGACGTCGCGGCGCCGGCCCGCAAGCAGGAACGCGATCACGACCTGACGGCGGAAGCGGCCGTGGTTGCGCCGGCCTCCTCGCCGCCCCCGTCCGGCGAGGACGTCACCGCACCCGAGTCCGCCACCCCCCGAGCCGAGGAACCGGAGCCGGCAGTCACCCCAGCCGCGAGCACGACCCAGGAGGCCACCACCATCCAGACGACCCGGACGCTGCAGACGACGCCGACCACCCCGCAGCGCCGCGCCCCGAAGTCGGCGCCCACCCGCGAACGCGCCACCCTGGCCGGTGCGGTCTCCAGCTTCGTCTCCGCACTGCTGAACCCGACGGCCGGCCCGGGCCGCGGAACCCCACTGCAGGCGCCGGTGATGCTTGCCGCGATGGGTGCGGTGCGCGACGAGCTCGAACGCAACACGGAGCGCCGGCTGGCGAATGAGGTTGCGGCGCAAGTGAATGCCCAAGCACTCGCGGAGAACGTTCTGGTGATCGGCGTCGACGGGGTCAACCTGAGCCGGGTGCTCACCAACCCAGCGATGGTGAACTTCTGGAACCTGATGGGCGACGCCACCACCGCCCCGGCGAGCATCGTCGGCCACACCACCATCTCCAACCCGTCGTGGACGGCGATCCTGACCGGCGTATGGGGGGAGCGCACCGGCGTCATCAACAACGTGTTCACCCCGTGGACCTATGACAAGTGGCCGACGGTCTTCGATCTGATCGAGGGCCAGAGCGCGGCGGTCCAGACCACCTCGATCGCGAACTGGAACGTCATCTCGGCCATCGCCGACGCCGGAAACGGCGGCGCCGACGTCGTCGTCAACGTCGACCAGGTGCCAGGGGACACCGACTGGCTGTTGACCGACGACGCGGTCGGCGCGGCGACCGTCGCCGCCATCAACGGCGCGAATCTGGCCGACCCCAATTTCGTGTTCAGCTACTTCGTCGGCGTCGACGAGAACGGTCACCTGTACGGCGGCGCGTCCGATCAGTACCGCATCGCGCTGGAGAACTTCGACGAGAACCTCGGCGCGATCCTGACCGCGATCGACAACTCCGACGAGGAGTGGACGATCTTGATGGTCACCGACCACGGCCACCAGCCCCAGAAGGGTTTCGGGCACGGTTTCCAGTCCCCGGACGAGACGTCGACGTTCGTCCTCGCGCGCAACGGCGGGCTGTTCACGCCGGGCGCGATGAACCTGCAATACGAGATCGTCGACGTCACCCCGACCGTGCTGGCCCTGTTCGGCCTCGACACCCCCGGCGATCTGGACGGCGAATCCCTGATGGACCAGGGCGGCACCGCCGTGCCGGTCGGCGACGACCCCGACGAGGCCCTGCGCGAGGCGCTGCAGGATGCCATCGACAACTACGGCTACCCCGACATCGGAACCCAGATCGCGTTGGGCGCGCGCACCGTTTTCGGCGCGATCCCCTATTACGTGGACGGGCTGACCGACACCGTCACCTCGGGGCTGCAGGCGGTAGCCGAGATGGACATCTTCCTGGTCAGCCTGCTGGCCGAGGTGGCGATCGCCCCGGTGCAGCTACTCGGCGACGTGCTCTACGTCGCGACCAACATCGTCGCCCAGATCGTCGCCCGGCTCACCGGGGTCACCGGGGCGAGCATCTTCCCGCTGTGGCCGCCGGCCCCGCCGCCGTCGGAGTTCACCCCGCAGGATCCCGCCGACGCCCGGATCGGGTCCGTGTGCGGTGCGCGCTCGGCGGCGGTGCTGCTGTGCAGTCCGGACAGTGTCGCGGTGTGA